Sequence from the Argonema galeatum A003/A1 genome:
ATCATTCTTGGCAAAGAATTAATATTTGACCGTTCAATCGGCAGATTTAATGATTTTTTGGTCGATCTTTTTGGGTTATTTCTAAATATATTGATTGCGCTGGAGATTTTAGAAAATATCACCGCTTACCTACGAAAGCACGTTATTCAAGTAGAATTAGTCATCGTTACTTCTTTAATTGCGGTAGCTCGGAAAATTATTATTCTTGACTTAGAAAAAATAGATGGTACAGAAATAATCGGTTTAGGTATCGCAATTATTGCTCTATCTATCAGTTACTGGATTGTTCGCCATATTAATAGTAAGTCGCATCATGAATAGATGCACTTTTATATCGTTTCCGGTTGTGTCTGAATCATTATGGCCGCAGAGGGGCAACCCCACCCCCAACCCCTCCCCGTCCCACGGGGAGGGGAGAAGGAGAGAGGGGAAGAGGGGAAAAACGAACAATTCCGACGCAGACGGATTTGATATTACTCCGTTCGCGCCACAAGATTATGTAGGGGCGAAGCATTGCGGAATAAACGTTTCGGTTTTGAGTTAAGATTAATCCCGCAATGCTTCGCCCGACCACTATACATAGTCTTCCATCGGGAAGGGAGTAAAATTTCAGATTTCCGATTTAAAATTTAGAAGGTAAAATTATCAATTCAAGCAGGAATTTGAAATCTGCAATCTGAAATTTTAAATTTCCCTCTTCACCAATCACCAATGCCCAATGAATGACTTCTTTCAATTCGAGGCAGATTTTGTTGATTCCTTGCGCTGCATCCCCATGCAGGTGCGCTTCAAATTAGATACCTGCGGCATCAAACTGAAATTGTCCCATTGGAATCACTTTAGTCAAGAGGAACGCCAAGATATAGTTGAGATGCCTTGCACCACCGCTGACGAAATTCAAGCTTATAAGCAATTTCTGCACCAGCTGGTTTTAGAACAGACTGGCACACCCGCAGACGAACTTCCTGTAGAATCTCACCCAGCTTGGATGGATAGCATAAATGTACCTTCTGTCCTTGAGGAGAAAGCCCAGGAATTTGGCGTGACGGTGACGCCGGAACAATGGGCAGATCTAACTCCTCTAAAGCGTTTTGCTTTAATTAAACTCAGCCGTCCCAGTCACGAAAATCTCAACTTTTTGCCAGCACTTCAGGAATTCCACCTGGCTTAGGCGTATAGTGTCGGATTGAGCGATCGCCAACATAGTAAACTGAGCATAGGTTGCAAAAAATTTTGTAGCCCATATAACAGATGGCTATGAGTTCCAAAACAGGCAAGGGTCGCCCAGCTGCCCAGCTGGGAAAAGCGCGATCGCTAGCCGAATCGCTTCAAGAATACTTGCGAGGCATAGTTGGTGGCATAATGTTCAGCCTGCCACTCATCTACACAATGGAAGTGTGGTGGGCTGGTTTTACCGAACATCCACTGCGGATTTTCCTTTACTTCCTCGCTACCTTTACCTTGCTACTGGGTTACAACCGCTACGCAGGTTTGCGGCGGGATGCCAGTCGCCTAGAGGTCGTAATCGATTCTGTGGAAGAGTTGGGACTGGGAATATTAGTTGCCACAGTCTTTCTCTGGCTGCTGGGGCGCATCACCTTTGACATGACTGCCGACGAAATTGTTGGGAAAATAGTTATCGAAGCAATGACGGTTGCCATTGGCGTCTCGGTGGGTACAGCGCAACTAGGCGGTGAAAATCCAGAAGAAGCTGATAGCGGTATGAAGGGCGATGGACAGCAAACGGGTTCCCCCAGTCCCGATCGAGAAGAGGTGAATTTCGGGGCGCAGGTGGTCATTTCTTTGTGCGGCGCGGTGCTATTTGCTGCCAACGTTGCACCGACAGAAGAGATTATTACGATCGCCATTGAAATCTCTTCAGAAAGATTGATTGGGCTAGTCTTGGTTTCAATGACTCTTGATGCCCTCATCCTTTTCTATAGCAACTTCGTCGGTGCGAAACAGTTTACTCGCAGCGAAAGTCTATTTACTAATGTTTCCGGCACGATTGTTACCTATGCTGTGGCACTGGTTGCCTCTGCGTCAATCCTGTGGTTTTTCGGGCGCTTTGACGGAGTTGCACCTATTACTTGGGTGGCCCAAACAGTTGTGCTGGCATTGCCTGCTACACTCGGTGCCTCTGCTGGAAGGCTTTTACTGCAAACATGAAAAATCTAGAAAAAAACTGGCTAGAGTGGGTTGTCTTTGCGGTTGGTTTGCTTCTTGTCGCTAGTACGCTGGGCTACCTGATTTACGATGCCGCCACCCTGGGTAACGCGCCGCCAGCGATCGAAGTTCGGCTTGGCGAACCGCAGCCAATCATGCAACACTTTATCGTTCCCGTTTCCGTTACCAATCACGGAGATCTAACAGCCGAAGGCGTTCAGATTGAAGTTGTCCTGGAAAGCAGCAACAAAGAACAAGAGAGTGCTGAGTTTGAAATTGCATTTCTGCCTCGTGGCGCTACGAGAGAAGGCTGGGTTAATTTTGAAACAGACCCTCGCACCGCCCGCATGAAAGCACGCGCACTCGGTTATGAAAAACCGTAATATCAAATTCGTGCTATTGGCAGAAATGATGATGATCTAACAGTTCTTTAGGGTCAAATATGCGGTCGTAGTAGCACAGCTAATTAAAATATTGGTATAACCGACATATTGATGACGCCGTGCCCCTACAAAATGTTAATTTTGAATATTAGCATAATAATTCTGAAAGACCCGTATTTATGAGACTGAATCAAAAAGCATATTACGAAACTAAACTTGGTGCTGCCTATCTTGGCGATAGCTTAAATTTGCTGCAACAAGTTCCAGATGAAAGTATTGATTTAATCTGCACATCGCCGCCTTTTGCTCTCCTGCGAAAGAAAGAGTATGGCAATGTTGACGCTGAAGACTATATTGAATGGTTTGAACCATTTGCCAAACAATTTCACCGCATTCTTAAGCCCAAAGGGTCGCTTGTTATCGATATTGGCGGTAGCTGGATCAAGGGTTATCCGGCCCGATCGCTATATCACTTCGAGCTTGTTATTAAACTTTGCAAACCCCCCGAAAAAGGCGGTCTTGGTTTCTACTTAGCACAAGAATTGTACTGGTATAATCCAGCCAAACTTCCTACCCCTGCCGAGTGGGTCACAGTCAGAAGAGAAAGAGTTAAAGATGCCGTCAATACCGTCTGGTGGCTAGCAAAAAATCCCCATCCAAAAGCGAATAACAGAAGAGTTTTGAAACCCTACAGCGAAGCCATGCAGAATCTTCTTAAAAATGGTTACACTGCAAGACTAAGACCATCAGGACACGATATTTCCAAAAAGTTTAATAATGACAGAGGTGGCGCAATACCACCTAATCTTATCGATGGCAGAGATGAAGGAGACTCGACACAAATGGGAGATCCAGTCTTGACTTATCCAAATGGCACAAATCTAAGCGATTTGGTACAGCCAGTAAACGTAATTTCAGCATCAAACACATCATCAAATGATTACTATCAAAGAAGATGTAAAGAAAAAGGATTTAAACCACATCCCGCCAGATTTCCGCCAGCTTTACCTGAGTTTATCATCAATTTATGTACCGAACCTGGCGATTTAGTGCTAGAACCTTTTGCAGGTTCAAATATGACGGGTCGTCTCGCAGAAACTATGCAGAGAAAATGGTTAGCTTTTGAAATTGACAAAAACTATATCGAAGCTTCCCAAATCAGATTTGAAGAGAATGCTTGTCTTGGTGTTGAAGGGTAAATTATTAATTGCGATCGACAACAATATGAGTGATCTCGTCAAATTGTCTGTTGTCATCGTTGGTTAAAATTTTACCACAGACTTCGGCGCTCGCAGAAGTCACAGATGAACACAGATAAGAATAAGAAGACGAATTTTCTAGGTAACCGATGCGTAAGGATATGATATTACAGGGTAGGGTGCGTTGCAACGCACCCTGCTTTAATCTGTCGCTAGATGATGGTGAAATCAGCACTTGTGAGAGGAGTTTGTACTCCTATCAGAGATGCTAAAAGTTGATTTTGGAAACTAATTTCAGATCCATTAGTGCCAGGAGTAATTGTGAGTTGATTAAAGGTCAAATCTCCGGTTAAACCTACTAAATCTTGACCGCTAACGAAGTCGGTAATGATGTCTTCTCCCACGTTAAGTGATACCACAAATGTATCTTTGCCAATACCGCCGTTGAGGATATCTTTACCGGAACCGCCGTTTAGCAAGTCGTCTCCGCTACCGCCGCGAAGAATATCATCGCCACTTAGTCCGGTGAGGGTGTCGTTTCCACCTTGACCGTTGATGATATCATTTGAGTTACTGTAGCCGGAAGTGTTGTTATCTAAATCGTTGAGGAAAGTAGCGACGTTTTTGTGGTAAACCAGGGTAACTATTTCGTCGGCGTTCATGATGTCGAAAGTATCGCTTTGTTGGATAGTTTCATCTCCATCAAAGAGAAGGTTGCTGATATCGATCGAAGCGCCTTTGGAGGTGAGGAGATTATCCAGGTTTTCGAGGGTAAAGTTTCCCAGGATAATTTTGGTGTTGTCAATTCCATCGAAACTGATAGCTAGGTCTGTTCCCTCCTGAGTCAAAATCATGTTTTTGGCAATTAACCCAGCGCCGACAAATTTCAGGGTATCAACTTCGGCAATAACTTGATTAGAAGGAGTTTTGCCTTTACCAACGCCACCAAAATCGGTAATTAAATCGATGCCATCGCCAGCTTTAATGACAAACAAATCCTGATTTCCGCCGCCTGTGAGGGTGTCGTTTCCGGTGTCGCCTGAAATCGTGTCGTTGCCGATACCACCGTGCAGCGAGTCGTCGCCAGCATTACCGTTGAGACGATCGGCCCCTTTTTCTCCTACTAGAATATCATTGCCAGCATCGCCTTTGAGGTAATCATTGCCAGTGCCACCCAAAAGTGAGTCGTTGCCTTCGCCACCGCGCAAAGTATCGTTACCGCTTAAACCGCTGAGGGTATCGTTACCACCTTGACCGTTGATAATATCCTGGGAGTTATCGAAACCTTTAGTGTTATTATCCAAATCGTTGAGGAAGGTAGCGACATCTTTGTGGTTAACTTCGATCGGTTGCGTTTCGGCATTGATGACATCGAAAGTATCGCTATCTTCGAGGTTCTCATCTCCATCAAAGAAGATGTTACTGACATCTACGGCAGAACCTTTGGAAATGAGAAGGTTATCGATGTTTTCGAGAGCAAAGTTTTGCAGGATAACTTTGTTATTATCGATATTCTCGAAGGTAATCGCTAAATCTGTTCCGACTTGAGTCAGAAGCATATTTTGAGAAGATAGTCCGGTGCCGATAAATTTGATCGTATCGACTTCGGCGATAATTTCAGGTAGGGGAGATCGACCTCGACCGACTCCACCGAAATCGGTAATTATATCGGTGTTGTCGCCAAGTTTAACGATAAACCAATCTCGATCGCCTCCACCAGTGAAAGTATCATCTCCAGTGTTTCCTGTGATGGTATCGTCTTCCGTACCGCCGTGAATGGTGTCCGCACCTTCGCCACCGTCGATGCTGTCTCGTCCGGTTTGACCTAAGATGGTGTCGTTGCCTTCCTCACCGAAAATACGATCGCTTCCTCGTCCGGCATCTATATAATCATCGCCAGTACGACCGTAAATGGTATCTTTGTCTTCATCACCAAAAATGCGATCGCTTCCTTCTCCTCCATCTATATAATCATCTCCAGTTCCAGCGACGATCGTATCCGCATCATTACCGCCAGTTACGGTATCTTTTCCGTCGCCAGCGTCGATAGAGTCGTTGCCTAAACCGCCATCCAAAGTGTCATCGCCAGTTTGTCCCAGCAGAGTATCATCCCCATCGCCACCGCTGAGAGTATCGTTACCGTCGCCAGCGTTGAGAGTGTCGTTACCTGCTTGTCCGAAAAGTTGATCGTCGCCTTCTGCTGCATCGAGAGTATCGTTTCCAAAACCCCCATCCAGCGAGTCATTTCCCATTCGTCCGAAGAGGATATCTTCGTTATCGCCACCGCTGAGAGTGTCGTTTCCGTCCCCAGCATCTAGGGTGTCGTTACCAGTTTGTCCGAAAAGTTTGTCGTTACCTTCTGCGGCGTCGAGAGAGTCGTTACCTGCGCCGCCATCCAGCGAGTCGCTACCACTGCGACCGTATAAAATATCATCGTCGTCGCCACCGCTGAGGGTGTCTTTTCCGTCGCCAGCATCCAGGGTGTCGTTACCTGTTTGACCGAAAAGTTGGTCGTCTCCTTCCGCCGCGTCGAGAGAGTCATTACCAGAACCGCCATCCAAAGAGTCGTTTCCAGTGCGTCCGTAGAGGATATCCTCGTTGTCGCCACCACCGAGAGTGTCGTTACCGTCGCCAGCGTCGAGGGTATCGTTGCCTGCTTGACCGGAAAGTTGGTCATCTCCTTCTGCGCCATCAAGAGTGTCGTTACCTGCGCCACCATCAATGATGTCGTTTCCGCTGTTACCGTAGAGGGTGTCTTCGCCATCTGCGCCGTAAATTACATCGTTATTTGCTTCGCCGTAGATTAAATCGCTGCTACCGCGACCGTCGATCGTGTCGTTACCTTTGCCGCCTGTGATAGTGTTGGCAATATCATCGGCGTAGATGCGATCGTTGAAATTGGAACCAACGACATTTTCGATTTGTGCGATACTATCTTTCGCTTGGAAACCGTCATTAGCGAAACCTTCTTTCAGGTCAACATAAACCGCACTAGCATCGCGACGGAAACTGATAACATCTATTCCATCTTGTCCATCGTAAATATCTTTACCTTCCGTACTGATGATCAGGTCATCCCCTGCACCTGCCTGGATGTGGTTATCGGGACTATTGCCAATTAAAGTATCGTTAAAGGCAGAACCGATAATATTTCCCAAGC
This genomic interval carries:
- a CDS encoding phosphate-starvation-inducible PsiE family protein; this encodes MGFLRDVSRKISRAGKDEEFLGFIKIIETLVSKLLSLAMIVVILIAVIDLGIILGKELIFDRSIGRFNDFLVDLFGLFLNILIALEILENITAYLRKHVIQVELVIVTSLIAVARKIIILDLEKIDGTEIIGLGIAIIALSISYWIVRHINSKSHHE
- a CDS encoding TIGR02587 family membrane protein gives rise to the protein MSSKTGKGRPAAQLGKARSLAESLQEYLRGIVGGIMFSLPLIYTMEVWWAGFTEHPLRIFLYFLATFTLLLGYNRYAGLRRDASRLEVVIDSVEELGLGILVATVFLWLLGRITFDMTADEIVGKIVIEAMTVAIGVSVGTAQLGGENPEEADSGMKGDGQQTGSPSPDREEVNFGAQVVISLCGAVLFAANVAPTEEIITIAIEISSERLIGLVLVSMTLDALILFYSNFVGAKQFTRSESLFTNVSGTIVTYAVALVASASILWFFGRFDGVAPITWVAQTVVLALPATLGASAGRLLLQT
- a CDS encoding DNA-methyltransferase, producing MRLNQKAYYETKLGAAYLGDSLNLLQQVPDESIDLICTSPPFALLRKKEYGNVDAEDYIEWFEPFAKQFHRILKPKGSLVIDIGGSWIKGYPARSLYHFELVIKLCKPPEKGGLGFYLAQELYWYNPAKLPTPAEWVTVRRERVKDAVNTVWWLAKNPHPKANNRRVLKPYSEAMQNLLKNGYTARLRPSGHDISKKFNNDRGGAIPPNLIDGRDEGDSTQMGDPVLTYPNGTNLSDLVQPVNVISASNTSSNDYYQRRCKEKGFKPHPARFPPALPEFIINLCTEPGDLVLEPFAGSNMTGRLAETMQRKWLAFEIDKNYIEASQIRFEENACLGVEG
- a CDS encoding nitrate reductase associated protein; translation: MNDFFQFEADFVDSLRCIPMQVRFKLDTCGIKLKLSHWNHFSQEERQDIVEMPCTTADEIQAYKQFLHQLVLEQTGTPADELPVESHPAWMDSINVPSVLEEKAQEFGVTVTPEQWADLTPLKRFALIKLSRPSHENLNFLPALQEFHLA